In Planctomonas sp. JC2975, the genomic stretch CGTGCGGTTCACGGGTCCAATCCTCGTATCGCGACTCATGGGCGGGCTGGGAACGGCCTCCGACTGGCGTGGCGGCGATGACGGCCGAGCCGAGCGGATGCCGGCTCCGGCTCTGCAGACCGTCCGGTGATCCGCGCAGCAAGAGTGCAGCCGGCCGCCTCAGCCGACCAGTCTCTCAGTCGATCAGGTCGTGTCGAACGACGATGGCATCTCGGGCAGGGCCGACGCCGATCGCCGAGATGCGGGATCCGCTCATCCGCTCCAGTGCGAGCACGTAGTCCTGCGCGTTCTGCGGCAGGTCTTCGAAGTTGCGGACACCCTGGATGTCCTCGCTCCAGCCCGGGAACTCCTCGTAGATCGGCACGGCGTGGTGGAAGTCCGTCTGGGAGGACGGCACCTCATCGAAGCGCACGCCGTCCACGTCGTACGCGACGCATACCGGGATGCGCTCCAGCCCTGTGAGGGTGTCGAGCTTGGTGAGCACGAAGTCCGTCACGCCGTTGACCCGCGTGGCGTAGCGGGCGATCGGGGCGTCGTACCAGCCGGTGCGACGCGGACGCCCGGTCGTGGTGCCGAACTCGGCGCCGCGCTGCCGAAGCCACTCGCCCTGCTCGTCGTCGAGCTCCGTCGGGAACGGACCGGCGCCGACACGCGTCGTATACGCCTTCACGATCGCGATCACCCGCTCGATGCGGTTCGGACCCACACCGGATCCGGTCGCGGCGCCGCCCGCCGTGGACGACGACGACGTGACGAACGGATACGTGCCGTGGTCGACATCGAGCATGGTCGCCTGACCCGCCTCGAAGAGCACCTGCTTGCCGTCGTCGAGCGCATTGTTCAGCAGCAGCGACGTGTCGGCGACCATCGGACGAACCCGCTCCACGTACGAAAGCAGATCGTCGACGACCTCG encodes the following:
- a CDS encoding adenylosuccinate synthase encodes the protein MPATVIVGAQWGDEGKGKATDLLGGRIDYVVKFNGGNNAGHTVVIGDAKFALHLLPSGILTEGVTPVIGNGVVVDLEVLFEELDGLVARGIDVSRLVISSNAHIITQYHRTMDKVTERFLGKRQIGTTGRGIGPTYADKINRVGIRVQDLFDEGILRQKVEGALDQKNHLLLKVYNRRAITVDEVVDDLLSYVERVRPMVADTSLLLNNALDDGKQVLFEAGQATMLDVDHGTYPFVTSSSSTAGGAATGSGVGPNRIERVIAIVKAYTTRVGAGPFPTELDDEQGEWLRQRGAEFGTTTGRPRRTGWYDAPIARYATRVNGVTDFVLTKLDTLTGLERIPVCVAYDVDGVRFDEVPSSQTDFHHAVPIYEEFPGWSEDIQGVRNFEDLPQNAQDYVLALERMSGSRISAIGVGPARDAIVVRHDLID